Proteins from one Corynebacterium testudinoris genomic window:
- a CDS encoding tetratricopeptide repeat protein: MVISRPSTHGILEGMTDEWDDRITAFWAAADESRPEEMMRSMRALVDERPADDPDALYEWASIHDFLGSEREAVPLYQAALENGLAGPRRPQAVIQLASSLRNIGDANGAIALLENHPSDDITGDAAQAFLALALRDAGRTDEALRVALRALARTLPLYSRAVEKYAMEPPKLHG, from the coding sequence ATGGTGATTTCACGCCCCAGCACCCATGGCATCCTTGAGGGCATGACTGATGAGTGGGACGACAGAATTACTGCCTTCTGGGCCGCAGCGGACGAGTCCCGCCCCGAGGAGATGATGCGCAGCATGCGCGCCCTCGTCGACGAACGCCCCGCTGATGATCCAGATGCCCTCTACGAATGGGCTTCGATCCACGATTTTCTTGGCAGCGAACGCGAGGCTGTGCCGCTCTACCAGGCGGCGCTCGAGAACGGCCTAGCCGGACCGAGACGCCCTCAAGCTGTCATCCAGCTCGCGAGCTCATTGCGCAACATTGGCGACGCCAATGGCGCTATCGCACTCCTGGAAAACCATCCGAGTGACGACATAACCGGTGATGCAGCGCAAGCTTTCCTAGCCCTGGCCCTGCGGGATGCCGGCCGCACTGACGAGGCTCTCCGCGTCGCCCTCCGGGCCCTGGCCCGCACTCTTCCGCTCTACTCCCGGGCCGTCGAGAAGTACGCGATGGAGCCACCGAAGCTTCACGGATGA
- a CDS encoding DNA repair helicase XPB, whose product MAFGDGPLIVQSDKTVLLEIDHPLADEARAALAPFAELERAPEHVHTYRITPLALWNARAAGHDAEQVVDVLERFSRFPVPQALLIDVAETMSRYGRVRLHKHPAHGLVLESAEPAILAELERHKKIRPMFGERIDEETIAVHPSERGRLKQELLKVGWPADDRAGYVDGEAHPIALSTANEQWELRDYQRYAADSFWEGGSGVVVLPCGAGKTMVGAASMARAQATTLILVTNTVAGRQWRDELLRRTTLTPEEIGEYSGERKEIRPVTIATYQVVTRKTKGEYRALELFDSRDWGLIIYDEVHLLPAPVFRMTSDLQSRRRLGLTATLVREDGREGDVFSLIGPKRYDAPWKDIEAQGFIATAECVEVRTTMSEAERMTYATAETSDRYRLAASAEAKMRVVDKLLHRHAGQPTLIIGAYLDQLEELSERFDAPLIEGRTSTKRRQELFDAFRSGDISVLVVSKVANFSIDLPEAAVAIQVSGTFGSRQEEAQRLGRLLRPKADGGEAHFYSVVSRDTLDSEYAAHRQRFLAEQGYAYRIIDADDLD is encoded by the coding sequence ATGGCTTTTGGCGACGGACCCCTCATCGTGCAATCGGACAAGACGGTCCTGCTGGAGATTGATCACCCACTGGCGGATGAGGCCCGCGCCGCGCTCGCGCCGTTCGCTGAGCTCGAACGCGCCCCCGAGCACGTGCACACCTACCGCATCACCCCGCTCGCGCTGTGGAATGCGCGCGCCGCGGGGCATGACGCCGAGCAGGTGGTCGACGTCCTGGAGCGTTTCTCGCGCTTCCCTGTCCCCCAGGCCCTGCTTATCGACGTCGCTGAGACGATGTCTCGCTACGGTCGCGTGCGGTTGCACAAACACCCGGCCCACGGCCTCGTCCTGGAATCGGCCGAGCCGGCGATCCTCGCCGAGTTGGAACGGCACAAAAAGATCCGGCCCATGTTCGGCGAGCGCATCGACGAGGAGACCATCGCCGTGCACCCGTCCGAGCGTGGGCGGCTGAAGCAGGAACTGCTCAAGGTCGGGTGGCCGGCCGACGATCGTGCCGGTTACGTCGATGGCGAGGCCCACCCCATCGCCTTGTCCACCGCCAATGAGCAGTGGGAGCTGCGCGATTACCAGCGCTACGCCGCCGACTCCTTCTGGGAGGGCGGCTCGGGAGTCGTCGTGCTGCCCTGTGGCGCGGGTAAAACCATGGTGGGTGCGGCGTCGATGGCGCGCGCCCAGGCGACCACGCTCATCCTCGTCACCAACACCGTCGCCGGCCGCCAATGGCGCGATGAGCTCCTTCGACGCACGACCCTCACGCCGGAGGAGATCGGCGAATACTCCGGGGAGCGCAAGGAGATCCGCCCGGTGACCATCGCCACGTATCAGGTGGTCACCCGCAAAACGAAGGGCGAATACCGGGCGCTGGAGCTTTTTGATTCCCGCGACTGGGGCCTCATCATCTACGACGAGGTCCACCTTCTCCCCGCGCCCGTGTTCCGCATGACCTCCGATCTGCAATCCCGCCGCCGTCTCGGCCTCACCGCCACCCTCGTGCGCGAGGACGGCCGCGAGGGCGACGTTTTCTCCCTCATCGGCCCGAAGCGTTATGACGCCCCGTGGAAGGACATCGAAGCCCAGGGCTTCATCGCCACCGCTGAATGCGTCGAAGTGCGGACGACGATGAGCGAGGCGGAACGGATGACCTATGCCACGGCCGAGACCTCGGACCGCTACCGCCTGGCGGCGAGCGCGGAGGCGAAGATGCGGGTCGTCGATAAGCTCTTGCACCGACATGCCGGGCAGCCGACGCTCATCATCGGCGCCTACCTTGACCAACTCGAAGAGTTGTCCGAGCGTTTCGATGCCCCGCTCATCGAAGGCCGCACCTCCACCAAACGCCGCCAGGAACTTTTCGATGCCTTCCGCTCCGGCGACATCTCGGTACTAGTGGTGAGCAAGGTGGCTAACTTCTCCATCGACCTGCCTGAGGCGGCAGTGGCCATCCAGGTCTCCGGCACGTTCGGCTCCCGGCAGGAAGAGGCCCAACGCTTGGGCCGATTGTTGCGGCCCAAGGCCGACGGCGGCGAAGCCCACTTCTACTCCGTCGTCTCCCGGGACACCCTCGACTCCGAATACGCCGCCCACCGGCAACGCTTCCTCGCCGAACAGGGCTACGCCTACCGCATTATTGACGCCGACGACCTCGATTAG
- a CDS encoding DUF3239 domain-containing protein, which yields MKVFKFDVDEAFAKKNNEMLKDSRRLQLSAAVFGLILLVLAGAVYFWFGAGQAWGLVAGIILFTFALVCFFLVFVVPRQVGSAQDLYDKYPLAPAIIVEVNERDFVIMALVNTNVDPALPPRWGAALRTVTRINGIKDPKLGTRLPVAAVSGRRTVRNQEHWDEISPMPIAWGTPDANVVDIARKSIPDDQWNRLEKARKRLSDVKATDFNLLVLS from the coding sequence ATGAAGGTATTTAAGTTTGACGTCGACGAGGCTTTTGCCAAGAAGAACAACGAGATGCTCAAAGATTCTCGGCGCCTCCAACTCTCGGCAGCCGTCTTCGGCCTCATTCTCTTGGTCCTCGCGGGGGCCGTGTACTTCTGGTTCGGCGCCGGTCAGGCGTGGGGCCTCGTGGCTGGGATCATCCTCTTCACCTTCGCCCTCGTCTGCTTCTTCCTCGTGTTCGTCGTTCCGCGCCAGGTCGGCTCCGCCCAGGACCTCTACGACAAATACCCACTCGCCCCGGCCATCATCGTCGAAGTCAACGAACGCGACTTCGTCATCATGGCCCTCGTCAACACCAACGTCGATCCGGCACTGCCCCCACGCTGGGGTGCCGCACTGCGCACCGTGACCCGCATCAACGGCATCAAGGACCCCAAGCTAGGAACCCGCTTGCCCGTCGCCGCCGTCTCCGGCCGCCGCACCGTCCGCAATCAAGAACACTGGGACGAGATCTCCCCCATGCCCATCGCCTGGGGCACCCCCGATGCGAACGTGGTAGACATTGCCCGCAAATCCATCCCCGACGACCAGTGGAACCGCCTAGAAAAGGCCCGCAAGCGGCTCAGCGACGTCAAAGCCACCGACTTCAACCTCCTGGTGCTGTCATGA
- a CDS encoding iron ABC transporter ATP-binding protein produces MITLNNVRKEYNSEVSIGPVNLEIPAGGITALVGPNGAGKSTLLTMIGRLLALDDGDIKVAQYDVSTTKSKDLAKIISILRQENHFITKLTVRQLVGFGRFPYSGGRLTKEDEAIISRYIDFLHLTDLENRYLDQLSGGQRQRAYVAMVLCQETDYVLLDEPLNNLDIAHSVEMMRHLHQAARELGRTIIVVLHDINFAAQYADYICAVKGGEIVEFGPSAEIMCDEVLTGIFNTPVQVIEGPNGPIATYH; encoded by the coding sequence GTGATTACGCTGAACAACGTCCGCAAGGAGTACAACAGTGAGGTCTCCATTGGTCCGGTGAATTTGGAGATCCCGGCCGGCGGAATCACGGCCCTCGTTGGGCCTAATGGTGCTGGTAAGTCGACGTTGTTGACCATGATTGGTCGCCTCCTTGCCCTCGATGATGGTGATATCAAGGTGGCGCAGTACGACGTGTCCACCACTAAGTCGAAGGATTTGGCCAAGATCATCTCGATCCTGCGCCAGGAGAATCACTTCATCACCAAGTTGACGGTCCGCCAGCTCGTCGGTTTTGGCCGTTTTCCCTACTCGGGTGGGCGGCTGACCAAGGAGGATGAGGCGATTATTTCGCGCTACATCGACTTCCTCCACCTCACTGATTTGGAGAATCGCTACCTCGACCAGCTGTCCGGCGGTCAGCGCCAGCGCGCGTATGTGGCGATGGTCCTGTGCCAGGAAACTGATTATGTGCTTCTTGATGAGCCGCTCAACAACCTCGACATCGCTCACTCTGTGGAGATGATGCGTCATCTTCATCAGGCCGCTCGCGAGCTCGGCCGCACCATCATCGTTGTCTTGCACGACATCAACTTCGCCGCCCAGTACGCCGATTACATCTGCGCGGTGAAGGGTGGGGAGATCGTGGAGTTCGGCCCGTCTGCCGAGATCATGTGCGATGAGGTCCTCACGGGCATCTTCAACACCCCGGTTCAGGTCATTGAAGGTCCCAACGGTCCGATCGCTACGTACCACTAA
- a CDS encoding pyridoxal phosphate-dependent aminotransferase, whose product MSGREVTRLQPFGETVFATMTELAVTHDAINLGQGFPDSDGPAAMLELACAEISSGNNQYGPGRGFMGLRSAIARQRQRDYGVTYHPEAEVLVTVGATEAISATVLGLVEPGSEVIVLEPYFDAYAAAIALAGATRVAVPLVSAGDTWTVDVDAVRAAITPRTAMVIINSPHNPTGSVFSREVLTELSAVCVENDLLVLSDEVYENLVFDDTTHTALAALPGMWSRTITVSSAAKSYNVTGWKIGWALAPAPLLDAVLKAKQFMTYVGPTPFQPAVHYALDHESAWLEDMVSGLQSNRDLLGDALRTAGFPVSSTAGTYFTVVDIAPLGFSDGVEFCTALPQQIGVAAIPVQVFCDDPEPWRTKVRFAFCKQPATLAEAARRITQLGA is encoded by the coding sequence ATGAGCGGCAGAGAAGTCACCCGCCTGCAGCCCTTCGGGGAAACCGTCTTCGCCACGATGACCGAACTGGCTGTCACCCACGACGCTATTAACCTCGGCCAGGGCTTCCCGGATTCCGATGGCCCCGCCGCGATGCTCGAACTCGCCTGCGCGGAGATCTCCTCCGGCAACAACCAATACGGCCCCGGCCGCGGCTTTATGGGATTGCGTTCCGCGATCGCCCGGCAGCGCCAGCGCGACTACGGGGTGACCTACCACCCCGAGGCGGAAGTATTGGTCACCGTCGGCGCCACCGAGGCGATCTCCGCTACCGTCCTCGGGCTCGTCGAGCCGGGGTCCGAGGTCATCGTCCTCGAGCCCTACTTCGACGCCTACGCCGCCGCCATTGCATTGGCCGGGGCGACCCGCGTAGCCGTCCCCCTGGTGTCCGCCGGTGATACCTGGACCGTCGACGTCGACGCCGTTCGCGCCGCGATCACCCCGCGAACCGCCATGGTCATTATCAACTCCCCGCACAACCCCACCGGGTCGGTATTCTCCCGGGAGGTCTTGACCGAGCTGTCCGCTGTCTGCGTGGAGAACGACCTCCTCGTGCTGTCCGATGAGGTCTACGAAAACCTCGTCTTCGATGACACCACGCACACCGCCCTCGCCGCTCTGCCGGGCATGTGGTCCCGCACCATCACCGTCTCCTCCGCCGCGAAGAGCTACAACGTCACCGGCTGGAAAATCGGCTGGGCCCTCGCCCCCGCCCCGCTTCTCGACGCCGTCCTCAAAGCCAAGCAATTCATGACCTACGTCGGCCCCACCCCGTTCCAACCGGCCGTGCACTACGCCCTGGACCACGAATCCGCCTGGCTTGAGGACATGGTGAGCGGCCTGCAGTCCAACCGGGATTTGCTTGGCGATGCCCTCCGCACCGCCGGCTTCCCCGTCTCCTCCACCGCCGGAACCTACTTCACCGTGGTTGACATCGCTCCCCTGGGCTTTAGCGATGGCGTTGAATTCTGCACCGCCCTCCCCCAGCAGATCGGCGTGGCCGCCATCCCGGTCCAGGTCTTCTGCGACGACCCCGAACCGTGGCGCACGAAGGTCCGTTTCGCGTTCTGCAAACAGCCAGCAACCTTGGCCGAAGCCGCCCGCAGGATTACCCAGTTAGGCGCCTGA